A genomic stretch from Thermonema lapsum includes:
- a CDS encoding 2,3,4,5-tetrahydropyridine-2,6-dicarboxylate N-succinyltransferase: MDAENLVKKAWDQRELLQEKEVQDAIRQTIDLLDKGQLRVAQPVENDTWVVNEWVKKAVIMYFQIQPMESIKLGPFEFYDKIPLKSDYAQKRVRVVPHAIARYGSFVNEGVILMPSYINIGAYVDSGTMIDTWATVGSCAQIGKNVHVSGGVGIGGVLEPPQAAPVIVEDGAFIGSRCIIVEGVRVGKEAVLGANVTLTMSTKIFDVSNEGEVKELRGYIPPRSVVIPGSYPKKFGNREFHVPCALIIGKRKESTDLKTSLNQALREFELTV, encoded by the coding sequence ATGGATGCAGAAAACTTAGTAAAAAAGGCTTGGGACCAACGCGAACTTTTGCAAGAAAAAGAAGTGCAAGACGCTATCCGGCAAACCATTGACTTGCTGGATAAGGGGCAGTTGCGTGTGGCACAACCGGTAGAAAATGACACATGGGTAGTAAACGAATGGGTAAAAAAGGCTGTTATCATGTATTTTCAAATTCAGCCAATGGAAAGCATTAAGCTTGGTCCTTTTGAGTTTTATGATAAAATTCCTTTGAAGTCAGACTATGCACAGAAAAGAGTGCGAGTAGTACCCCATGCCATTGCCCGTTATGGTTCTTTTGTAAACGAAGGTGTCATTCTTATGCCCTCTTATATCAATATAGGTGCTTATGTGGATAGTGGTACTATGATTGACACATGGGCTACGGTGGGGAGTTGTGCTCAAATAGGCAAAAATGTCCATGTAAGTGGAGGGGTTGGCATAGGTGGTGTATTGGAACCACCACAAGCGGCACCTGTTATCGTAGAAGACGGCGCTTTCATTGGCTCCCGTTGCATCATAGTAGAAGGCGTAAGGGTGGGAAAAGAAGCCGTACTGGGGGCGAATGTAACTCTGACCATGAGTACCAAGATATTTGATGTCTCTAACGAAGGTGAGGTAAAAGAACTTCGCGGTTACATTCCACCACGCTCGGTAGTTATTCCCGGCTCTTATCCCAAAAAGTTTGGAAATCGTGAGTTCCATGTACCATGCGCCTTGATTATAGGAAAAAGAAAGGAGAGTACAGATCTTAAAACATCTTTAAATCAAGCGCTTAGAGAATTCGAACTAACCGTGTAA
- a CDS encoding OmpA/MotB family protein: protein MRRLWTSSRYWAMGLLLFSLPFAACSPYKQAMKGSKKERMAQQEQLLREYQTKLLRLKEDSMELARQADELVRMLGESQLKERRNAQKLYRYSQIIDKATLYQQQLEYIRRQIVHTLLTHEIDNIQVIKEKDGVRITILDELLFPTGSARISAEGQRAIKYLSETLNEIAGINITIEGHTDNIPLRGHPLYKNNWELSLARASEVGRYMASCNFPQDKVAISGKGDRYPLADNSTPEGRRINRRTDIIVIPDWSAVFNLILEGIEEGNSQNTIVMPVRYPASEDSEKKNRASLNDTSSTESKEKVQGGVIYGTPIGKIERKANHVSGTDQQKEAPKVLMNSWTTFFRQWDMLVFSYCSFGLLWQIGSSCYELMYSKYCVLVI from the coding sequence ATGCGCAGGCTATGGACTTCTTCTCGCTATTGGGCAATGGGATTACTTCTGTTCTCATTGCCTTTTGCTGCATGTTCACCCTATAAGCAGGCAATGAAGGGAAGCAAAAAAGAGAGAATGGCTCAACAAGAGCAGCTACTTAGAGAGTACCAAACCAAATTACTACGGCTTAAAGAAGACTCTATGGAGCTTGCACGCCAAGCAGATGAATTGGTGCGTATGCTTGGAGAGTCTCAGCTGAAGGAGCGACGCAATGCACAAAAACTATACCGCTATTCTCAGATTATAGACAAAGCAACGCTTTATCAGCAACAACTGGAGTATATACGCCGCCAGATAGTCCACACTTTGCTTACTCATGAAATAGACAACATCCAAGTAATCAAAGAGAAAGACGGGGTGCGTATAACTATCTTGGATGAGCTGTTGTTTCCGACCGGTAGTGCTCGTATTAGTGCGGAAGGGCAAAGAGCTATCAAGTATTTGAGTGAAACACTTAATGAAATAGCTGGTATTAATATTACCATAGAAGGACATACAGACAATATCCCACTTCGTGGGCACCCGCTTTACAAAAATAATTGGGAGTTGAGTTTGGCACGTGCCTCAGAAGTAGGGCGTTATATGGCAAGTTGTAATTTTCCCCAAGACAAGGTGGCTATTTCCGGAAAGGGCGACCGGTATCCACTGGCAGACAATTCCACCCCAGAAGGGCGGCGTATCAATAGACGTACGGATATTATTGTAATCCCTGATTGGAGCGCAGTATTTAACCTTATTTTAGAAGGCATAGAAGAAGGGAACTCACAAAATACTATTGTAATGCCGGTCCGCTATCCTGCAAGCGAGGATAGCGAAAAAAAAAACAGAGCTTCGTTAAATGATACAAGTAGTACAGAATCCAAAGAAAAAGTACAAGGTGGAGTCATATACGGTACTCCCATCGGAAAGATAGAAAGGAAAGCCAATCATGTATCCGGAACAGATCAACAAAAAGAAGCCCCCAAGGTGTTAATGAATAGTTGGACTACTTTTTTTAGGCAGTGGGATATGCTGGTATTTTCTTATTGTAGTTTTGGGCTCTTGTGGCAAATCGGAAGTAGCTGTTACGAGCTTATGTATTCTAAATACTGCGTATTAGTCATATAG
- a CDS encoding 3-hydroxybutyryl-CoA dehydrogenase: protein MKNAVIIGAGTMGNGICHIFAQHGYTTTMVDIRKEALEKALSVISNNMDRQVKKGILTEDEKIAALARIKTSTELTKAVKQADIVIEAATEQIDIKKELFRQIDTHAPAHAILASNTSSISITTLGAVTQRPEKVIGMHFMNPVPVMKLVEVIRGYMTDNETTKAIMDLSIALNKVPVEVNDYPGFVSNRILMPMINEAIEALFQGVAGVEEIDQVMKLGMAHPMGPLQLADFIGLDVCLFILKVLYDGFGRDKYAPCPLLVNMVEAGELGAKSGRGFYDWSDHKNLKPSPRFSK, encoded by the coding sequence ATTAAAAATGCAGTAATAATAGGTGCCGGCACTATGGGAAATGGCATCTGTCATATATTTGCCCAGCACGGTTACACCACCACGATGGTTGATATTCGTAAAGAAGCGCTTGAAAAAGCCCTTTCTGTCATATCTAACAATATGGACAGGCAAGTAAAGAAAGGAATTCTAACTGAAGATGAAAAAATAGCTGCGCTTGCCCGCATAAAAACCTCTACTGAACTTACAAAAGCTGTAAAACAGGCAGATATTGTGATAGAAGCCGCTACCGAACAAATAGACATTAAAAAAGAATTATTTCGTCAAATAGACACTCACGCACCGGCTCATGCTATCTTGGCGAGCAACACCTCCTCTATTTCGATAACTACCTTGGGAGCGGTTACACAACGTCCAGAAAAAGTAATCGGCATGCACTTTATGAACCCGGTGCCAGTTATGAAATTGGTTGAAGTAATACGCGGCTATATGACTGATAATGAGACCACTAAGGCAATCATGGACTTATCTATTGCTTTAAACAAAGTGCCTGTAGAAGTAAACGATTATCCGGGTTTTGTCTCTAACCGTATTTTAATGCCCATGATAAATGAAGCCATTGAAGCACTCTTTCAGGGGGTTGCAGGTGTGGAAGAGATAGACCAAGTAATGAAGTTGGGCATGGCACATCCTATGGGACCTTTGCAATTGGCAGACTTTATAGGGCTTGATGTTTGTTTGTTCATCTTAAAGGTGCTTTATGATGGCTTTGGAAGGGATAAATATGCTCCCTGCCCCCTATTGGTAAATATGGTAGAAGCCGGCGAGTTAGGTGCTAAAAGCGGCAGAGGCTTCTATGACTGGAGCGACCACAAAAACCTTAAACCTTCACCACGTTTCAGTAAATAA
- a CDS encoding helix-turn-helix domain-containing protein, whose product MTQNVNLINERLKHLLKILSVTPSQFADGMGVPRATISHLLAGRNKPSIDFINKLHETYPHININWLLFGELPIFRNAQKDETNQILPSFPVSDYEKITGKRIDKIIIFYSDQTFELFHASLEHDGSPKRSV is encoded by the coding sequence ATGACTCAAAATGTTAATTTAATTAACGAGCGCTTAAAGCATTTGTTAAAAATATTAAGCGTAACACCTTCTCAGTTTGCGGACGGTATGGGAGTGCCTCGGGCAACTATTTCACACCTATTAGCCGGGCGCAATAAGCCCAGTATTGATTTTATCAACAAGCTTCATGAAACATATCCGCACATCAACATCAACTGGCTGCTCTTTGGAGAACTTCCTATTTTTAGGAATGCCCAAAAAGATGAAACTAATCAGATACTGCCTTCGTTTCCTGTTAGCGATTATGAAAAAATAACAGGTAAGCGCATTGACAAGATTATTATTTTTTATTCAGATCAAACTTTCGAACTTTTTCATGCGTCTCTTGAGCATGATGGCTCGCCTAAACGCTCTGTATAA
- a CDS encoding toxin-antitoxin system YwqK family antitoxin has product MEYPDTNVVKARFGVLIFPEDTLLHGEYRTYFKSGRKAVEGTYEKGLRVGVFYQYYDSTGSPIKAIAHYNSFGRLDGDYIVFYPNGDTLQYTIYRNDTMLLTKSFYHDGVLRNMSQFKNGKLHGEVLEYYPNGVLKSKIEYKEGKQHGTALLYYPSGALKSEESYIDSFQDGWIRTYFDTTGTPKGALAIEMQVKKSMREGIFRRYNPEGKLLEEGFFKQNLPHGPYKEYYPDGKIRREIYYDMGHRIGQATHYHKNGQIAKMIQYKNREIEQSVVEFDSLGNKLREYKLYKNKPLGKWLEYYTNGNVKEKREYKGGVLEGWLETYDELGQLQKKEPYKSGRLEGEAIYYYPNGKIHEKITYKYGYKHGAYIEYSPEGKEKRIGRFANGLPHGEWIVHTKEGSKKMLYQHGVIMKEELLQP; this is encoded by the coding sequence TTGGAGTATCCAGACACCAATGTAGTAAAAGCTCGTTTTGGGGTACTGATATTTCCAGAAGATACACTACTGCACGGAGAGTACCGTACTTATTTCAAGAGTGGCAGAAAAGCCGTTGAAGGTACTTATGAAAAAGGGTTACGTGTTGGTGTATTTTATCAATATTACGATAGCACTGGCTCCCCTATCAAAGCCATTGCACATTACAACTCTTTTGGAAGATTAGATGGAGACTACATCGTTTTCTATCCGAATGGCGATACATTGCAATACACCATATACCGTAATGACACGATGCTACTTACTAAATCTTTTTATCATGACGGTGTGTTGCGCAACATGAGCCAGTTCAAAAACGGTAAACTTCATGGTGAAGTGCTCGAATATTACCCTAATGGTGTATTAAAAAGCAAAATTGAATACAAAGAAGGAAAACAACACGGCACGGCGCTACTCTACTACCCTTCGGGGGCTTTGAAGTCAGAAGAGAGTTATATAGATAGCTTTCAAGATGGATGGATTAGAACTTACTTCGATACAACAGGCACACCCAAAGGTGCCTTAGCTATAGAAATGCAGGTCAAAAAAAGCATGAGAGAAGGAATATTCAGGCGCTATAACCCAGAAGGCAAACTACTGGAAGAAGGATTCTTTAAGCAAAACCTACCTCATGGACCATATAAAGAATACTACCCCGATGGGAAGATACGCCGAGAAATTTATTATGATATGGGACACCGCATAGGACAAGCTACCCATTATCATAAAAACGGACAAATAGCCAAGATGATTCAATACAAAAACAGAGAAATAGAGCAGTCTGTTGTAGAATTTGATTCTCTGGGCAATAAGCTACGCGAATATAAATTATACAAAAACAAACCGCTCGGCAAGTGGTTGGAGTATTATACCAACGGAAATGTAAAAGAGAAAAGAGAATATAAAGGAGGTGTGCTGGAGGGTTGGTTGGAAACGTACGATGAATTGGGACAATTGCAAAAGAAAGAGCCTTACAAGTCCGGGAGGCTGGAAGGGGAAGCCATATACTACTACCCCAACGGAAAAATACACGAGAAGATAACCTACAAGTACGGTTATAAACATGGCGCTTACATAGAATACAGTCCGGAGGGCAAAGAAAAACGCATCGGTCGCTTTGCCAATGGACTACCTCATGGCGAGTGGATAGTGCACACTAAAGAAGGCAGCAAGAAGATGCTATATCAACATGGAGTCATCATGAAAGAAGAGCTGCTACAACCTTGA
- a CDS encoding phosphoribosylaminoimidazolesuccinocarboxamide synthase, whose amino-acid sequence MLAAIQYTDFSFPNVEKKQRGKVRDLYFLKDRLIMVATDRISAFDVILPRAIPYKGQILNRIALHFLQRTADIVPNWVLASPDPNVTVGKICAPIPVEIVVRGYLAGHAWRQYKAGHRMLCGVPLPEGLHENDPLPTPIITPTTKAHSGHDEDISKEEIIKRGIVPAPLYEQIEAVALKLFERGTQMARERNLILVDTKYEFGLHNGALHLIDEVHTPDSSRYFYWDTYEQLQKEGKPQKQLSKEFVRQWLIENGFQGKEGQRVPTMTNEVVEDIMRRYMELYTTMTGETIEPDPSLTTEALMKRIESNVNNYLETEQLLLT is encoded by the coding sequence ATGTTAGCAGCCATTCAATACACAGATTTTTCTTTTCCCAATGTAGAAAAGAAGCAACGCGGCAAAGTACGCGACCTCTATTTCCTCAAAGACCGCCTGATTATGGTCGCTACAGACCGCATCTCTGCCTTTGATGTCATTCTTCCGCGCGCCATACCTTACAAAGGGCAAATACTTAACCGTATAGCGCTGCATTTCCTGCAAAGGACTGCCGATATTGTCCCGAACTGGGTTTTAGCATCGCCTGACCCAAATGTTACCGTCGGGAAGATATGTGCGCCCATTCCAGTAGAAATAGTCGTACGAGGGTACTTGGCAGGACACGCATGGCGTCAATACAAGGCTGGTCATCGTATGTTGTGTGGAGTGCCCTTGCCTGAAGGGCTTCATGAGAACGACCCGCTCCCCACTCCCATCATCACCCCTACCACCAAAGCACACAGCGGGCATGATGAAGATATAAGCAAAGAAGAAATTATCAAGCGAGGAATTGTGCCAGCACCTCTTTATGAGCAAATAGAAGCAGTTGCATTGAAGCTCTTTGAACGAGGTACTCAAATGGCGCGAGAGCGTAATCTCATTCTTGTGGATACAAAGTATGAATTTGGCTTACATAACGGAGCGCTACACCTGATAGATGAAGTACATACGCCGGACTCTTCCCGTTATTTCTATTGGGACACCTATGAGCAGCTTCAAAAAGAGGGAAAGCCTCAAAAACAATTGTCTAAAGAGTTTGTGCGGCAGTGGCTCATAGAGAATGGCTTTCAAGGCAAAGAAGGACAGCGTGTGCCTACCATGACCAATGAAGTGGTAGAAGATATTATGCGCCGCTACATGGAGTTATATACCACTATGACAGGTGAAACCATAGAACCAGACCCCTCCCTCACTACCGAAGCGCTTATGAAGCGGATAGAAAGCAATGTTAACAACTATCTGGAAACAGAACAGTTATTATTGACATAA
- a CDS encoding STAS domain-containing protein, protein MNFHIEKNEKVAIIAPQVHKLDAINTSELKSIFHDLVEKEGFKNFVLNLSAVKYIDSSGLSAILVGNKLSNEHQGSFVVCEVNEHVAKLLSISQLDRIINILPTQHEAIEAIFMDEIERELNNNHDQEQE, encoded by the coding sequence ATGAATTTTCATATAGAAAAAAACGAAAAAGTAGCCATTATAGCACCGCAGGTGCACAAACTGGATGCAATCAATACCTCCGAGCTAAAATCTATATTTCACGACTTAGTAGAAAAAGAAGGCTTTAAAAACTTTGTACTCAACTTATCAGCAGTAAAATACATCGATTCTTCGGGGCTTAGCGCCATATTAGTAGGCAATAAACTCAGTAACGAGCACCAAGGCTCTTTTGTGGTGTGTGAGGTTAATGAGCATGTAGCCAAACTGCTTTCTATTTCACAATTAGACCGCATCATCAACATCCTTCCTACCCAACACGAAGCCATAGAGGCTATTTTTATGGATGAGATAGAACGTGAACTGAACAATAATCACGACCAAGAACAAGAATAG
- a CDS encoding ribonuclease Z: MNPIWLTVLGTAAAVPSFEYYTSGLLLSNLNDEQWLIDCGEGIQVPFFRYGGNYNKLRRIFISHLHADHYIGLVGLIMSMHMHGRKLPLTIYAPHGLAEILTAILRASDTQLKYAIEYYTVPEDTLSTVYKDSRWEVVAFPLKHRIPTVGYRITQIQQERRFLANEHTSSIPFEYIRRMKAGENILAEDGTLLYHCDDYTEPLPKLSFAYCSDTAYDERIIEYCKEVTLLYHEATFLEQDRVLAEKTFHSTAQEAATIAQKCGAKHLLLGHFSYRYPNRSVFREEAERIFPSVYIAKEGMQLNLNQLNHSKTHA; the protein is encoded by the coding sequence ATGAACCCCATATGGTTGACGGTACTGGGCACGGCAGCCGCTGTGCCTTCTTTTGAGTATTACACCTCTGGCTTGCTGCTAAGCAACTTGAACGACGAGCAATGGCTTATTGACTGCGGTGAAGGCATACAAGTTCCCTTTTTCCGCTATGGGGGTAACTACAATAAATTGAGACGCATATTTATCTCTCACTTGCATGCAGACCATTATATAGGCTTGGTAGGTCTCATCATGAGCATGCACATGCATGGACGCAAGCTGCCCTTGACTATATATGCCCCCCATGGTTTGGCAGAGATACTAACAGCTATTCTAAGGGCTTCCGATACGCAATTGAAGTATGCTATTGAATACTACACTGTGCCCGAGGACACCCTTTCTACAGTGTATAAAGATAGCCGCTGGGAGGTTGTTGCTTTTCCCTTAAAGCATCGAATTCCTACTGTAGGCTACCGCATAACACAGATTCAGCAAGAGCGCCGGTTTCTGGCAAATGAGCATACCAGCAGCATTCCATTCGAATACATACGTCGCATGAAAGCAGGTGAAAATATCTTGGCAGAAGATGGTACTCTCTTGTACCACTGCGACGATTATACAGAGCCTTTACCTAAACTATCATTTGCCTATTGTAGCGATACCGCCTATGATGAACGCATCATAGAGTATTGTAAAGAAGTAACGCTGCTTTACCATGAAGCTACTTTTTTGGAGCAAGACCGAGTACTTGCAGAAAAAACCTTTCACTCAACGGCGCAAGAAGCGGCTACCATCGCACAAAAATGCGGCGCAAAGCATCTTTTGCTTGGGCATTTTTCTTACCGCTACCCCAACCGTAGCGTTTTCCGCGAAGAAGCAGAACGCATATTTCCCTCTGTATATATAGCTAAAGAAGGCATGCAACTTAATCTCAACCAACTGAATCACAGTAAGACACATGCATAA
- a CDS encoding queuosine precursor transporter produces MHKEQQYYRKRTHLLLVLSGIFISNALLAEMIGVKIFSLEGLLGLPPAQIPIMGTRLDFNLSAGVVIWPVVFIISDIVNEYFGKGGVRYLSILTAALIAYAFVGISITTELPAADFWIAIYKEKVVPPIDINYAYNTIYRQGLGIIIGSLTAFLIGQLIDATVFALFKKRTGEKYIWLRATGSTIISQFIDSFVVIYIAFYIFGPWSLKEVISVGIINYSYKFLIAILTTPLLYIIHYAVERYLGHDIAKRLKDEAINSPLF; encoded by the coding sequence ATGCATAAAGAACAGCAATATTACCGGAAAAGAACTCATTTGCTTCTTGTATTAAGTGGTATTTTTATCAGCAATGCTCTGCTGGCAGAAATGATAGGCGTAAAAATATTTTCTCTCGAAGGGTTGTTGGGGCTCCCTCCTGCTCAAATTCCAATTATGGGAACCCGTCTGGATTTTAACCTCTCTGCAGGTGTTGTGATATGGCCTGTTGTATTTATCATATCAGATATCGTGAATGAGTATTTCGGTAAAGGCGGTGTTCGTTATTTATCCATCCTTACGGCAGCCCTTATCGCCTACGCATTTGTAGGCATTAGCATAACAACCGAGTTGCCTGCTGCCGATTTCTGGATTGCCATATACAAAGAGAAAGTCGTCCCCCCCATAGATATAAACTATGCTTACAACACCATATATCGCCAAGGCTTGGGAATTATCATCGGCTCGCTTACTGCTTTCTTGATTGGTCAGTTGATAGATGCAACTGTGTTTGCTTTGTTTAAAAAACGAACCGGCGAAAAGTACATATGGCTCAGAGCTACCGGCTCAACAATTATTTCCCAATTCATAGATAGCTTTGTGGTTATTTATATAGCTTTTTATATTTTTGGACCTTGGAGTTTGAAAGAAGTTATATCTGTTGGCATCATCAACTATTCTTACAAGTTTCTAATCGCCATACTTACCACACCTCTTCTTTATATAATTCATTATGCTGTAGAGAGGTATCTTGGGCATGATATTGCCAAGCGGCTTAAAGATGAAGCCATCAATAGCCCACTCTTTTAA
- a CDS encoding RNA methyltransferase → MITNKWKKTLWQLQQKKYRKQLGLFVVEGRKIIEECLRFAPKRVERVFANKQLYALWQDAYPQICIEAVPESDIQAYSALENNKEAIAIVRIEPVANETLFQKQQNLIVYLDHVQDPGNLGTIMRICDWYGLTYLLASEDTVDVWNTKTIQASKGSFLRVNVHYCSIEDALKTMNQKAVVWGADLEGQNIHLIEKKEEAAYESLLLVMGNEANGIRQNTRAFIDKYVTIPRYGEAESLNVAMATAILIDNLKRVGY, encoded by the coding sequence ACAGTTAGGGCTTTTTGTGGTAGAAGGTCGCAAGATAATAGAGGAGTGCTTGCGTTTTGCGCCGAAGCGCGTGGAACGGGTTTTTGCAAATAAACAATTGTATGCACTATGGCAAGACGCTTATCCGCAAATTTGTATAGAAGCAGTGCCGGAAAGCGATATTCAGGCATACAGTGCCTTGGAAAACAACAAAGAAGCTATTGCCATCGTACGTATCGAGCCTGTCGCAAACGAGACGCTTTTTCAAAAGCAGCAGAACTTGATTGTATATCTGGACCACGTACAAGACCCCGGTAATCTGGGCACTATCATGCGCATCTGCGATTGGTATGGGCTGACTTATTTGCTCGCCTCTGAAGATACCGTAGATGTATGGAATACTAAAACCATACAGGCAAGCAAAGGGAGTTTTTTGCGTGTCAACGTACATTATTGCTCCATAGAAGATGCTTTAAAAACTATGAATCAAAAAGCAGTTGTTTGGGGGGCAGACCTCGAGGGGCAGAATATTCATCTTATTGAAAAAAAGGAAGAGGCAGCATATGAAAGTTTGCTGTTAGTCATGGGAAACGAAGCCAATGGAATACGACAAAATACACGGGCGTTTATTGACAAGTATGTAACCATTCCTCGCTATGGCGAAGCAGAATCATTAAATGTAGCTATGGCTACAGCCATTCTTATAGATAACCTTAAAAGAGTGGGCTATTGA